In Acidimicrobiia bacterium, the sequence TGGCCGGCCTCGGCGCCGACGGCCCGACCACCGTCTTCGACACCCACCACGTCGAGCGCGGCTACGCCGACCTGCCGGCCCGGCTGCGGGCGCTGGGCGCCGACGTGACCCGGGAGTCGGAGCCGCCCCGGGAAGACCTGCGAGACTGGCGGCGTTGGCAGTAGTGATGGAGACCGAGGTCCTCGAAGCGATCGACGCCATCCGCCCGGCCCTGCAGGCCGACGGCGGCGACATCGTCCTTCGCGAGATCGACGCTGACGGGGTCGTGCACGTCGAGCTGGTGGGCGCGTGCGGCACCTGCCCGATCTCGACCATGACCCTGAAGGCCGGGGTCGAGCGGATTATCAAGGACCGCGTCCCCGGCGTCTCCGCGGT encodes:
- a CDS encoding NifU family protein, producing METEVLEAIDAIRPALQADGGDIVLREIDADGVVHVELVGACGTCPISTMTLKAGVERIIKDRVPGVSAVEAVDAV